In a single window of the Xiphophorus couchianus chromosome 10, X_couchianus-1.0, whole genome shotgun sequence genome:
- the gpr142 gene encoding probable G-protein coupled receptor 142, translating to MIDWPNVTASSYEELVLKPEELQRSKCVLGFIPVIYYSVLLCVGVPVNILTAVALCRLACRTKKPLYYYLLAVTGSDILSQLFIIFVGFLLETAVFHRDVPTVLLHVVSAAEFAANHASIWSTIPLTVDRYVALCHPLVHRQISYPARARKIIAAVLVLSLTSGIPFFWWSDVWRDSHLPTVLDAVLIWTHVTIIYFLPCSIFLVLNSLIIRKLRIRQREQPCQEERGPPRRLGKTTAMLLALTSVFSVLWAPRTVVVIYHLYVSSVHQDWRVHLAYDLSNMLAMLNTAVNFFLYCFVSRPFRSVVRDIMLLRGGPLHPRRPLPQQQAPNNASNSSLYSGNNKRSRRDSTPLSPRRNRKPS from the exons ATGATCGACTGGCCTAATGTGACGGCGTCCAGCTACGAGGAGCTGGTCCTAAAAcctgaggagctgcagagatccaaaTGTGTCCTTGGCTTCATTCCGGTCATTTACTACAGTGTTCTGCTTTGTGTGGGAGTACCAG TAAACATCCTCACAGCAGTGGCCCTGTGCAGACTGGCATGTCGCACCAAGAAACCTCTGTACTACTACCTCTTAGCAGTGACAGGCTCAGACATTCTTTCCCAGCTCTTCATCATCTTTGTTGGATTCCTGCTAGAGACGGCTGTTTTTCACCGCGACGTCCCTACCGTCCTGCTGCACGTGGTCAGTGCTGCAGAGTTTGCTGCTAACCACGCCTCCATTTGGTCCACTATACCCCTTACTGTGGACCGGTATGTTGCTCTGTGCCACCCCTTGGTCCACCGACAGATCAGCTACCCGGCACGGGCCAGGAAGATCATTGCAGCTGTGCTGGTATTGTCGCTAACGTCGGGCATACCTTTTTTCTGGTGGTCAGACGTGTGGAGAGACAGTCACCTTCCCACAGTGCTGGACGCAGTCCTCATATGGACACATGTTACCATCATCTACTTCCTGCCATGCAGCATCTTCTTGGTGCTGAACTCTTTAATAATCCGCAAGCTGAGGATAAGGCAGAGGGAGCAGCCCTGCCAAGAGGAGCGTGGGCCTCCACGCCGTCTAGGAAAAACCACGGCCATGCTGCTGGCGCTCACCTCCGTGTTCTCAGTTCTATGGGCTCCTCGGACTGTTGTAGTCATCTACCACCTCTATGTTTCCTCGGTTCACCAGGATTGGCGTGTCCACTTGGCCTACGACCTGTCCAATATGCTGGCCATGCTCAACACGGCTGTCAACTTTTTCCTTTACTGCTTCGTCAGCAGACCTTTCCGCAGCGTCGTGCGGGACATCATGCTGCTCAGAGGAGGGCCACTGCACCCTCGCCGGCCTCTGCCCCAGCAGCAGGCCCCCAACAATGCCTCCAACTCATCTCTCTACAGTGGGAACAACAAACGCTCGCGGCGAGACTCCACCCCCTTGTCACCTCGTAGAAACAGAAAGCCCTCGTGA
- the gprc5c gene encoding G-protein coupled receptor family C group 5 member C isoform X1 has product MAANMTPQGCGLDLDSLYYNLCSLSAVWGIVVEAIAAAGVIFSFVLFVSLLASMPFIKSPNHKNSLALQASFLFCTAGLFCLTFAFIVGKNFSTCASRRFLFGVLFGGCFACLLMQCIRLNILARRNAGPRGWVLWLGALGMWLVEVVINTEWLIITVVRHPLLPVNATTEPIRATATPCNIANQDFVMALIYVMVLILATVMAGLPIMAGKYAEWKKEGGLILVISLISVGIWVAWIVMYVYGNEQTGGPTWDDPTLAIALVANGWVFIIIYTIPQICCFNSDDEIEEDYGEDAYTNRGVGYETILKEHNSQKMFMENKAFSMDEPGQGNKPVSPYSNYTGQMRATVYQPTELALITKTVGNQQREQSFDMIIPRASMASAANSGSSTPSTHTEHGNTSRLQTSGQTVHRTPQW; this is encoded by the exons ATGGCTGCTAATATGACCCCTCAGGGCTGCGGCCTCGACCTGGACTCCCTCTACTACAACCTGTGCAGCCTCAGTGCTGTCTGGGGCATCGTGGTAGAAGCCATAGCAGCAGCTGGCGTCATCTTTTCCTTCGTGCTCTTCGTTTCGCTTCTGGCCAGCATGCCCTTCATCAAAAGCCCCAACCATAAAAACTCTTTGGCTCTTCAGGCCAGCTTTCTGTTCTGCACTGCTGGACTCTTCTGCCTGACATTCGCTTTCATTGTGGGGAAGAACTTCTCCACCTGTGCCTCGAGAAGATTTCTCTTTGGGGTGCTGTTTGGTGGGTGTTTCGCCTGCCTCCTGATGCAGTGCATCAGGCTGAACATCTTGGCCAGGAGGAATGCTGGGCCCCGGGGCTGGGTGCTCTGGTTGGGAGCGCTGGGGATGTGGCTGGTGGAGGTTGTCATCAACACCGAGTGGCTCATCATCACAGTCGTTCGCCACCCGCTGCTTCCTGTCAATGCCACGACTGAACCCATCAGAGCCACTGCAACACCTTGTAACATTGCCAACCAGGACTTTGTCATGGCGCTGATCTACGTGATGGTTCTCATCCTGGCTACGGTCATGGCAGGTCTGCCCATCATGGCGGGCAAATATGCAGAGTGGAAAAAGGAAGGTGGTCTCATTCTGGTGATAAGCCTGATCTCTGTGGGCATCTGGGTGGCCTGGATCGTCATGTACGTGTATGGGAATGAACAAACTGGAGGCCCGACGTGGGACGACCCGACCCTGGCCATCGCCTTGGTGGCAAATGGTTGGGTGTTCATCATCATCTACACCATTCCTCAGATTTGCTGTTTTAATAGCGACGACGAGATCGAAGAAGACTATGGGGAGGATGCTTACACGAACCGGGGAGTCGGATATGAGACGATCCTGAAGGAACATAACtctcagaaaatgttcatgGAAAATAAGGCTTTCTCCATGGATGAGCCAGGCCAAG GAAACAAGCCTGTGTCTCCGTATAGTAATTACACTGGTCAGATGCGTGCTACGGTCTACCAACCAACTGAGCTGGCTCTCATTACCAAAACAGTTGGAAAT CAACAGCGTGAGCAGTCCTTTGACATGATCATTCCCAGAGCTTCCATGGCCTCTGCAGCCAACAGCGGGAGCAGTACCCCCTCTACACACACTGAGCATGGGAACACTTCACGCTTACAGACAAGC GGTCAAACTGTGCATAGGACGCCCCAGTGGTGA
- the gprc5c gene encoding G-protein coupled receptor family C group 5 member C isoform X2, with protein sequence MAANMTPQGCGLDLDSLYYNLCSLSAVWGIVVEAIAAAGVIFSFVLFVSLLASMPFIKSPNHKNSLALQASFLFCTAGLFCLTFAFIVGKNFSTCASRRFLFGVLFGGCFACLLMQCIRLNILARRNAGPRGWVLWLGALGMWLVEVVINTEWLIITVVRHPLLPVNATTEPIRATATPCNIANQDFVMALIYVMVLILATVMAGLPIMAGKYAEWKKEGGLILVISLISVGIWVAWIVMYVYGNEQTGGPTWDDPTLAIALVANGWVFIIIYTIPQICCFNSDDEIEEDYGEDAYTNRGVGYETILKEHNSQKMFMENKAFSMDEPGQGNKPVSPYSNYTGQMRATVYQPTELALITKTVGNGQTVHRTPQW encoded by the exons ATGGCTGCTAATATGACCCCTCAGGGCTGCGGCCTCGACCTGGACTCCCTCTACTACAACCTGTGCAGCCTCAGTGCTGTCTGGGGCATCGTGGTAGAAGCCATAGCAGCAGCTGGCGTCATCTTTTCCTTCGTGCTCTTCGTTTCGCTTCTGGCCAGCATGCCCTTCATCAAAAGCCCCAACCATAAAAACTCTTTGGCTCTTCAGGCCAGCTTTCTGTTCTGCACTGCTGGACTCTTCTGCCTGACATTCGCTTTCATTGTGGGGAAGAACTTCTCCACCTGTGCCTCGAGAAGATTTCTCTTTGGGGTGCTGTTTGGTGGGTGTTTCGCCTGCCTCCTGATGCAGTGCATCAGGCTGAACATCTTGGCCAGGAGGAATGCTGGGCCCCGGGGCTGGGTGCTCTGGTTGGGAGCGCTGGGGATGTGGCTGGTGGAGGTTGTCATCAACACCGAGTGGCTCATCATCACAGTCGTTCGCCACCCGCTGCTTCCTGTCAATGCCACGACTGAACCCATCAGAGCCACTGCAACACCTTGTAACATTGCCAACCAGGACTTTGTCATGGCGCTGATCTACGTGATGGTTCTCATCCTGGCTACGGTCATGGCAGGTCTGCCCATCATGGCGGGCAAATATGCAGAGTGGAAAAAGGAAGGTGGTCTCATTCTGGTGATAAGCCTGATCTCTGTGGGCATCTGGGTGGCCTGGATCGTCATGTACGTGTATGGGAATGAACAAACTGGAGGCCCGACGTGGGACGACCCGACCCTGGCCATCGCCTTGGTGGCAAATGGTTGGGTGTTCATCATCATCTACACCATTCCTCAGATTTGCTGTTTTAATAGCGACGACGAGATCGAAGAAGACTATGGGGAGGATGCTTACACGAACCGGGGAGTCGGATATGAGACGATCCTGAAGGAACATAACtctcagaaaatgttcatgGAAAATAAGGCTTTCTCCATGGATGAGCCAGGCCAAG GAAACAAGCCTGTGTCTCCGTATAGTAATTACACTGGTCAGATGCGTGCTACGGTCTACCAACCAACTGAGCTGGCTCTCATTACCAAAACAGTTGGAAAT GGTCAAACTGTGCATAGGACGCCCCAGTGGTGA